A window from Pokkaliibacter sp. MBI-7 encodes these proteins:
- a CDS encoding EAL domain-containing protein, with translation MNNTWQYHNFELRSHFQPIYSLAHRRCVGLEALIRTQDGNLPCSPLELFAMARARDEEALLDQHCQALHLRNYAELLLPEQWLFINVCPPSALAYPDQQLFWNTLSQLGLAPQRMVMEIIEHASNDPLLLEEQVREYRTRGALVAIDDFGAGHSNFDRIWRLQPDIVKLDRSLLVQAREQTRTRHVLGKLIQLIHGSGALAVMEGVETLDDLHLVFDSGADMVQGFGLAYPAADPRVGLAEGRRKLNAQLAICARRSQRNQRLQRQQLERYTSQFTELVSLSRAGTPMHSASEAILRLPGVQRCYLLDQDGYQLSHNMAARQSMDDGRFRPMQDALGASWSRRHYFKSAIAQPGQVQVSDPYLSVSDGSMCLTLSCAFNAESGRLLVLCCDLHAAVLDQSCTLPDIAYGI, from the coding sequence ATGAATAACACTTGGCAATATCACAACTTTGAGCTGCGCAGTCACTTTCAGCCTATCTATTCGCTGGCTCATCGCCGTTGTGTTGGTCTGGAAGCACTGATTCGCACTCAGGATGGCAATTTACCCTGTTCGCCGCTCGAGCTGTTCGCCATGGCCCGTGCTCGCGATGAAGAAGCATTACTTGACCAGCACTGCCAGGCCCTGCATCTGCGTAACTATGCTGAATTGCTGCTCCCCGAGCAGTGGTTGTTTATCAATGTCTGTCCACCTTCCGCGCTGGCCTATCCCGATCAACAGCTATTCTGGAACACCCTGAGTCAGCTGGGTCTGGCGCCGCAGCGTATGGTAATGGAGATCATCGAGCACGCCAGCAACGATCCGCTGTTACTCGAAGAACAGGTCAGGGAGTATCGGACCCGGGGGGCGCTGGTTGCTATTGATGACTTTGGTGCCGGCCACTCCAACTTTGACCGCATCTGGCGACTACAGCCTGATATCGTCAAACTGGACCGTTCCTTGCTGGTTCAGGCCAGAGAGCAGACGCGTACACGGCATGTACTGGGCAAGCTCATTCAGCTGATTCATGGTTCCGGCGCGCTGGCCGTGATGGAGGGCGTTGAAACCCTGGATGACTTGCATCTGGTGTTTGATTCCGGTGCCGATATGGTACAGGGCTTCGGTCTGGCTTACCCCGCAGCTGATCCCCGCGTGGGGCTGGCAGAGGGGCGCCGCAAGCTCAATGCCCAGCTGGCCATCTGTGCACGACGCAGTCAGCGTAATCAGCGTCTGCAACGCCAGCAATTAGAGCGCTATACCAGTCAGTTTACGGAGCTGGTGTCACTGAGTCGTGCTGGAACACCTATGCATAGTGCCAGCGAGGCTATTCTGCGCCTTCCGGGTGTGCAGCGTTGCTATTTGCTTGATCAGGACGGTTACCAGCTCAGCCATAATATGGCGGCCCGGCAATCCATGGATGACGGACGTTTTCGCCCGATGCAGGACGCCTTGGGTGCCAGCTGGAGCCGACGTCATTACTTCAAGTCAGCCATTGCGCAGCCGGGACAGGTGCAGGTCTCTGATCCTTATCTGTCGGTGTCGGATGGCAGCATGTGCCTGACGTTATCCTGTGCTTTCAATGCGGAGTCGGGTCGCTTGCTGGTGCTGTGCTGTGATCTGCATGCTGCTGTTCTGGATCAGTCCTGCACGCTGCCTGATATCGCTTACGGCATATAA
- a CDS encoding SIS domain-containing protein, translating to MSFLNTLQRHMDAVSTLGDLEPELNAMADRVYQCVTQNGKVLFMGNGGSAADCQHLAAEFVVRYKAERRPLASLALTVDTSILTAHSNDYDFSSVFTRQIQALARPEDVIIGLSTSGNSANVIDGIQAAKEMGCYTYAWTGVSGGKLLDIADSTLRMPSTETARIQEAHMIIGHWLCEEMDRRLAD from the coding sequence ATGTCATTTCTCAATACTTTACAGCGCCACATGGATGCAGTAAGCACTCTGGGTGATCTTGAGCCTGAACTGAACGCCATGGCCGACCGCGTTTATCAATGCGTCACCCAGAATGGCAAAGTGCTGTTTATGGGCAATGGTGGCAGTGCTGCCGACTGTCAGCATCTGGCAGCCGAATTCGTGGTGCGTTACAAAGCTGAACGCCGGCCACTGGCTTCTCTGGCATTGACAGTGGACACCTCCATTCTGACTGCCCATTCCAATGACTACGATTTCTCCAGTGTCTTTACCCGGCAGATTCAGGCACTTGCCCGCCCGGAAGATGTGATCATCGGTCTGTCAACATCTGGCAACAGTGCCAACGTCATCGATGGCATTCAGGCTGCGAAGGAGATGGGGTGCTATACCTACGCGTGGACGGGAGTCAGTGGTGGAAAACTGCTGGATATAGCCGACAGCACGTTACGCATGCCATCAACAGAAACGGCACGTATTCAGGAAGCTCATATGATTATTGGTCACTGGCTGTGCGAAGAAATGGATCGTCGTCTGGCTGACTGA
- the thiP gene encoding thiamine/thiamine pyrophosphate ABC transporter permease, producing MSNPPFSHPRWVTLPGMVAALVLILIVVSAMLALVWMSPALPWASLWQDAYLQRIVRFSLWQATLSSLLVVLLAIPLARALLRRPAWPGRKLLLRIMELTLVLPPIVVVFGLVAVHGRQGWLPQLLSGLGWQPPNYLYGLGGILLAHIFYNLPLCARLLLQELERIPSQHWRLAAQLGLSSRGVWLMLEWPVVRRALPRLLALVFTLCFTSFVIVMTLGGGPRATTLEVAIYQALRFDMDIGRAALLAILQLLICALLWVVSGRLGGMPSLTPYTLYRHWPRADSLGSSRYVDSGWIGMLWLLLLPPLLAVVLNGLGGIWLMLGRHELWAAWWLSIKLALVAGGLATIVATLLLSAAGGYARRGDQRISALTEVSGHLTLLIPAMVLGTGWFVLLRPWVSLTEQGYSLVVFANTLMCLPFLMQVLRGPLNSLDEPSRRLADTLDVRGWYRWRWLLWPRLKPAMALALAYGMTYSLGDFSVVALFGSPSQPTLPLLLYQLLGSYRLREAAGCALLMLLTMLMIFLLLEWLGRRGYRSERGRSSP from the coding sequence GTGAGCAATCCCCCATTTTCTCATCCGCGCTGGGTCACACTGCCCGGTATGGTGGCGGCGCTAGTGCTGATCCTGATCGTTGTGTCGGCGATGCTGGCGCTGGTATGGATGTCACCGGCGCTACCATGGGCATCACTGTGGCAGGATGCCTATCTGCAGCGCATAGTGCGTTTCAGTCTGTGGCAGGCAACCTTGTCGTCCTTGTTGGTTGTGTTGCTTGCAATACCTCTGGCCCGAGCTTTGCTGCGTCGTCCTGCCTGGCCGGGGCGCAAGCTGCTGCTGAGGATAATGGAACTGACACTGGTGCTGCCCCCTATTGTGGTGGTGTTTGGTCTGGTCGCGGTGCATGGGCGTCAGGGATGGCTACCGCAGCTACTCTCTGGGCTGGGCTGGCAGCCTCCTAACTATCTTTATGGTCTGGGTGGCATCCTGCTGGCGCATATTTTCTACAATCTTCCTTTGTGCGCGCGATTGTTGTTACAGGAGCTGGAGCGTATTCCTTCACAGCACTGGCGTCTGGCTGCCCAGCTTGGCCTCAGTAGTCGAGGCGTGTGGCTGATGCTGGAGTGGCCTGTCGTGCGACGAGCATTGCCACGATTACTGGCGCTGGTTTTCACTCTGTGTTTTACCAGCTTTGTCATCGTGATGACGTTAGGCGGCGGGCCTCGTGCTACTACGCTTGAAGTCGCTATCTATCAGGCGCTGCGTTTCGATATGGATATTGGTCGTGCAGCCTTGCTGGCCATACTGCAACTGCTCATCTGCGCCTTGCTGTGGGTTGTTTCGGGACGTCTGGGCGGGATGCCGTCATTAACTCCCTATACGCTTTATCGACATTGGCCTCGTGCCGACAGTCTGGGCAGCAGCCGCTATGTCGATAGCGGCTGGATTGGGATGTTGTGGCTACTGTTGCTACCGCCATTGCTGGCCGTGGTGCTCAACGGATTGGGAGGCATCTGGTTGATGCTGGGGCGACATGAACTGTGGGCTGCCTGGTGGTTGAGTATCAAGCTGGCATTGGTTGCGGGAGGGTTGGCAACGATAGTCGCAACGCTTCTGCTCAGTGCTGCGGGGGGCTATGCCCGTCGGGGAGATCAGCGTATAAGTGCGTTGACAGAGGTCAGTGGCCACCTGACGTTGCTAATTCCTGCAATGGTGCTGGGTACGGGCTGGTTTGTATTGCTTCGCCCCTGGGTATCCCTGACCGAGCAAGGCTACAGTCTGGTGGTGTTTGCCAATACCCTGATGTGCCTGCCGTTTTTGATGCAGGTTCTGCGTGGCCCTCTGAACAGTCTGGATGAGCCGAGCCGGCGGCTTGCAGATACACTGGACGTTCGGGGCTGGTATCGATGGCGCTGGTTGCTGTGGCCACGGCTCAAACCTGCAATGGCGCTGGCCCTTGCGTATGGAATGACATACTCCCTTGGTGATTTCTCCGTCGTCGCTTTATTTGGCAGCCCGTCGCAGCCTACATTGCCTTTGTTGTTGTACCAGCTGCTGGGTAGCTATCGGTTGAGGGAGGCAGCAGGGTGCGCTTTGCTGATGCTGCTCACTATGTTGATGATATTTTTGCTCCTGGAATGGCTTGGGCGGCGAGGCTATAGAAGTGAGCGAGGAAGGTCATCGCCGTGA
- a CDS encoding ATP-binding cassette domain-containing protein, which yields MNLIAGQCLAVQGPSGAGKSTLLNLIAGFLSASSGEIGWLTDGSLICWNSLLPWQRPVTTVFQEHNLFEHLPLWANIGMGLHPGLKLNSVQRQHIEQVLDDVGLAGMADRLPGALSGGQRQRVALARAWLRQKPLLLLDEPFTGLDVHTREQMWAGVKRQCAAGVAVLLVSHDSEDLDALADKRLRLEKGMLVAS from the coding sequence ATGAACCTCATAGCTGGTCAGTGTCTGGCGGTGCAGGGGCCAAGCGGTGCAGGCAAGTCGACGTTGCTTAATCTGATCGCCGGATTTCTCTCTGCCAGCTCGGGAGAGATTGGCTGGCTGACGGACGGCTCGTTGATCTGCTGGAATTCGTTGCTCCCCTGGCAGAGGCCTGTCACTACGGTGTTTCAGGAACATAATCTGTTCGAGCATCTGCCATTGTGGGCCAATATCGGTATGGGGCTGCATCCGGGCTTGAAGTTGAATAGCGTGCAACGCCAGCATATTGAGCAGGTGTTGGATGATGTTGGTCTGGCAGGGATGGCGGACCGCCTGCCGGGGGCGCTTTCGGGTGGCCAGCGCCAGCGTGTAGCACTGGCCAGAGCCTGGTTACGGCAGAAGCCTCTGCTGCTGCTGGATGAGCCTTTCACCGGACTGGATGTTCATACCCGAGAGCAAATGTGGGCAGGCGTAAAGCGGCAGTGTGCGGCGGGTGTCGCGGTCCTGCTGGTCAGTCATGACAGTGAGGACCTGGACGCATTGGCGGATAAGCGTCTGCGTCTGGAAAAGGGCATGCTGGTAGCATCCTGA